CTCCTTTAGAAAACATGATACTGAGAAAATAAACTATAGTAATGAATATATTCAACAGGTTTCAAGAAATTAATTGCCGTTTCAACGTCTGTTAATGGGAAACTCAAATTTTGGAATATCCAtgcaaaaaatgaaattttaacttCTCAACAGtattacggaaaaaatatatggttataaattcttattgttttcaatcaaaatatgagtattaaatttagtaaaaatatatcacacttatgaataattattaatttatagtgTGGGATTAAACCGCCGACTATTTGTCGAAAATTCGTTTACTATCAAGGAGTATTCCTCGGATTCAATCCAAATTACACCGAAAGCTGCATTTGAAGTCTATGAAATCGATCAAAATGATCCTGAATTTGAGTTTCTTTCTATGTATAGTGAAAAagataaagtaatttaatattaaataaattaaattgaatagtcgtacttaatatttattgataatttatatttaaatgataatttgccgtaaaaaaatcaatcaactGACAGtcaatagtatattgtacaactagtgcGGTAAGTTGTCGATTGCCCACGAGAGCGAAGTTGAGCGCACGAACGAAGTGAGTGCGCTCATTCGCTCGAGTGGGTAATCGACAACACCGCACGAATTgaacacagttttttttatcattaatgtaGTATAAGTTCTATCTTAGTGCTCGCTTTTTTATTCTCCAAGTAGCTTTTTGCTGATTCAACTGTTGCCGCGACATTTTTGTGGGTTAAACGATAATCTGCATGCGACaagaagtaaatttgagtgcgacaagtttacttgtcgcactcaaatttacttgtcgcacgcaGATAATCGTTTAACGCACACAAATGTCGTGGAAACAGTTGAATGGGCAAACAGCTATTTGGCGAACAAAAGAGCGTGCACTAAGATAACACTTATATTGCatgagtgataaaaaataatattacaaataatgtttttagATCGATCGTGATAAAATATATCGATtggttaaattattaattagtaaaatctTTAAGTGCCATGATACCCTTACTCTCGCTTGAATATTTcatctaaaatttaatttttttttagttgcaaGTGCTAATAGAATACAGCTCAGCAGTAATAATtctgttttataaaatttcacaacATGATCCAGTGTTTCCTGTAATTGCTGACGACTTTTATCCATTAAGAGGACGTCCAGTTCGACTCGGACCTGATGATGTATTTGACTTTGATTTTGATTGTACATTTCACATATCAAATATGACCGTCACCATCATAGCTCATGGTAATACTCTGTATCCTGTTTCTTATGTCAATTatcattcaatttattaattatttttcacacacTTTTTTCATATTCAGCTGGATTTCTATCTGTTAgagtagaaaattcaaatgtacCTTCTATTTGGAAAACACATAAAATACCATTGGCCGAAAATGTAACCGTTACATCTACAGTCATGTTTGCAAATCTTTTATTCATTGGCCTGAGTACAGGTATAGTAATAATggctaataaataataattaatgtctACGCAGGCCTAAATCCTATGGTCTGTTTAAGTCTGCGCagaactaaataattaaaaaatgaattaaaaatcatattttattaacaggAAATATAAACGTGTATGCTGTTGGAAATATTGCAGATTTAttggataataatttaatttttaaaaatttaagaactATAGAACTAGATATTTTTCCTATCATCGCATTGAATTtaactgaaataaaaaaagtcccTTATATTATAGCATCGACTGAATCAAAACTATATtctgttaatattattaatatataaaattaatttgatttatttccgcataaaattaattaacaaacaatttttcaaaatttattaattattaattctccataaaaaaaaaatgtaaataaaaaagttacaacACAAAATCCTCAagatataattattcaattttttttgactaatttgtttttattattcaacatAAGATGAATTACATAAATTCTTCATAGTCTTTATTATATGAACCTCTtcatcatatttattaaatgatttagCCATTTCAGAATAAATAATCCCATGATCGACATGACTCTCGTGTAATAAATCACCCGCTATAAGCATAATATACACACACTGAGAGAATACGCAATACAATCAAAGCTCATTTGCCAAAGCAATAGCACCTGTATCTTATTGACCAAACACACATAATAGGTCAAACAAACACGACGTTGATGCATGAAAACGATAATTCTACgtcttataatatatatacatattccAGCAGCTATATTCTGGCATGTCGTcatctaaaatatttactatgcTCGTCTCTATACtactgataattttaaaaatcttattatttataaatatgtcgCATGCATACTGATCGTCATCATTTTACTTAGACTACAAAAGTTAaacaaatagtatattacacacctagggcagtaaagtaagaaatgtc
This window of the Microplitis mediator isolate UGA2020A chromosome 8, iyMicMedi2.1, whole genome shotgun sequence genome carries:
- the LOC130673970 gene encoding uncharacterized protein LOC130673970, which produces MNALEIFPVEIWEIIINKLDNRELLKLRYVSDDLNKIIERIIIKKKLWEKLFRVNAIPWINQIIAKRFPTVKQRQWRSLYQSIWKQLLFSYIKWRFFGNSHREIIIKSCNISKQLMKNEKITCFDVWVSVLAIGTNTGSIYFYNIKEISSEPFYATNHREHVTQIKLWYLGFKKLIAVSTSVNGKLKFWNIHAKNEILTSQQYYGKNICVGLNRRLFVENSFTIKEYSSDSIQITPKAAFEVYEIDQNDPEFEFLSMYSEKDKLQVLIEYSSAVIILFYKISQHDPVFPVIADDFYPLRGRPVRLGPDDVFDFDFDCTFHISNMTVTIIAHAGFLSVRVENSNVPSIWKTHKIPLAENVTVTSTVMFANLLFIGLSTGNINVYAVGNIADLLDNNLIFKNLRTIELDIFPIIALNLTEIKKVPYIIASTESKLYSVNIINI